Below is a window of Bacteroidota bacterium DNA.
CTATCCGAAGCCACTTGTGATTGACCAATCCCATAAAATAATTTGAGGCAAATTTCCTTATAAATATTGCTGCAAATTTATGCGTCTAGTCATAATTACATAAATACTTTACCATGGTCAATTCGCAACTCCCCTCTTTCATTTAGATTTCTAATGGTTCTAATAACCGTCTCCACTCTAAGCCCCGTCATGTTTGCTATTTGCTGACGGGTAAGGTTAACTTGGAAAGGTTGATGTGGAATAAGTTGGTGTTTATTTTTATAATGATTCAACAAAATAGATATCCTTATTTCTGGATTTTCGAAAGCAATCGTTTTTAATAATAGGAATTTATAGCGTAGTCTTTGTGCTAAAAGTTTGGTAAAATTCATATGTATTTCATGATTCTCTTTGATAAGTTGAAGAAACAAATCTTTGGGCAAGCGAATTACCATGCAATCTTCGAGAGCTATAGATGATGCTGCATAAGGCTCTCCATCAAATAACGGTAATTCTCCAAAGCATTCATCAGGTTCTATCATATTTTGAATAAATTCTTTACCATCATCGTTCAGATTCATCCATAAAACTTTGCCTTTTACCAATTGATAATAGTAATAACAAGTGGAGCCTTCCCAAAATATAGTTTCTTCAGCATTATATTTTTTATACGAACCTCCCCATGCAATTAATGTATTAATATCTATCATAAGCGTACTCATTTTTGAGCACTCAAATTAAGACTCACAAAATTATAACAAACATAACCACGAGCAGTTTTGCTTATGATAAATATCATGAAATATTTTAGGGCCTAAATAAAAAGAGGCTCAATATGGTGAAGAAGGCTATTACTATTGATTGCGAGCACTTCAATAAGCGTAATGCAACCCCTACGATATAGCAATATTGGGGTCCTGGTATGATTGTAATCATAAAACGCAAACTTTTATTTACTATAATATTGCATCATAATAAAAACTAAAATATATGACTGTCAGAAAAATTATTGCAATCAGCCTTATGGGTATTTTCGGTGTATTTATCGCTGCTTGTTCAAGCAATACATCTAATAACGATAAACAAAAAGCGGAAGACCCTAATTCAAAACCCCAAACAGAAACTCCCAAAGAGTCGAATGATAATCCATCCTATGACCCGAATCGTGGCACAGGAAAATTTACTGATGTAAAAGTTGGTGACAAACTAGACGAAAAATTGGCGGTGGCCGGCGGAAAAGTTTCAGACGTAAAATGCTCCTCATGCCATAAACTCACCGATGAAAAATTGGTAGGCCCAGGTTGGCAAGGTGTAACAAAACGTCATCAGCCTGCATGGATTATGAACTTTATCACCAACACTGATGAAATGTTGACAAAAGATCCAAAAGCTCAAGCTCAGTTAGAATTATGTTTGGTGCGTATGCCCAATCAAAGCTTGAGTGATGATGATGCTCGCGGCCTACTTGAGTATATGAGAAAAAATGATGGCGTTAAATAATAAATATATCTTTACCCTTAAATATCGGTATAACACAAAAACTATATAATATAAAAAACCATGAAAAGTAAATTAACAATTCTGTCAATTGCAACTATGTTTGTTTTGACAGCAATGATTGGTTGTAAACCAAAAAATGCGGGCAATGCAGTTAGTGGAGATGCTGCCGCAAAAACTTATGTTGCTCCAGGAAAATATGATGAATTTTATAATTTTGTAAGTGGTGGATTCAGTGGGCAAATGAGTGCCTATGGCCTTCCTTCAGGACGTTTGCTTCGCGTAATTCCTGTATTCTCTGTCGATCCCGAAAAGGGGTATGGTTATTCGGAAGAAACAAAACCTATGTTAAATACCTCACATGGATTTGTGCCTTGGGATGATTTGCACCACGTTCAACTTTCCAAAACCGCTGGAGAATATGATGGTCGTTGGGCATTTGGAAATGCCAATAACACACCGCGTATTGCACGTATAGATTTAACAACTTTCCGCACACAGGAAATAATAGAATTGCCCAATAGTGGTGGTAATCACTCCTCGCCATTTATTACAGAAAATACAGAATATGTAGTAGCAGGTACGCGTTTTAGTGTTCCTCCCGATGATGTAAATGGTGATATACCAATTAATTCTTATAAGAAAAATTTTAAAGGCACTTTAAGTTTTGTAAGTGTGGGCAAAGAAGATGGCAAAATGGATATTGCTTTTCAAATACAATGTCCTGGTGTGAACTTCGATTTGAGCCGTGCTGGTAAAGGAAAATCGCATGGTTGGTTTTTCTTCTCGTGTTATAATACTGAGCAAGCAAATACTTTGCTAGAAGTAAATGCTTCGCAAAAAGATAAGGACTTTATTATGGCAGTAAATTGGAAAAAAGCAGAAGAATATTTGAAAGCGGGTAAAGGTAGAAAGCAAGCAGTAAAATATGCCCATAATGTATATAGCGACAAAACGCATAGTGCTACTTCGGAAATTAAAACAGAAGTAACTGTATTAGACTCGAAAGAACTAAAAGATATATGTTATTTTATCCCTTGTCCTAAATCACCACACGGTTGCGATGTGGATCCAACAGGTGAATATATAGTAGGTAGTGGTAAATTGGCTGCGTTGATTCCAGTATTTAGTTTCGATAAAATAATGAGTGCTATTGCTTCAAAATCTTATGCAGGCGATTATGAAGGCATACCTGTTATCAAATACGAATCTGCATTATACGGTGAAGTAAAAAAACCAGGTCTTGGCCCTTTGCATACCGAGTTTGACAATAAAGGCAATGCTTATACATCAATGTTTGTTTCATCGGAAGTTGTAAAATGGAATATTAAAGATTTAAAAGTATTAGACAGAGTTGCTACATTTTATTCTGTGGGCCACTTATGTGTACCCGGTGGCGATACCAAAACTCCGAATGCAAAATACTTAATAGCATATAATAAAATCACCAAAGATCGTTATTTGCCTACAGGTCCTGAACTAGCACAAAGTGCACAATTATATGATATAAGCGGAGAAAAAATGCAACTAATATTAGACTTCCCCACTATTGGAGAACCGCACTATGCACAAGCCTGTGTAGCGGAGCTAATTTCAAAGAAGCAAGTGAAAATATTTAAGATAGAAGAGAATATGCACCCATTTGTTACAAAAGGTGAAGGTGCAAGTAAAGTAGTAAGGCAAGGGAACAAAGTACATGTGTATGCCACAGCTATACGTTCACATTTTGCTCCTGACAATATAGAAGGAATAAGATTGGGCGATGAAGTATACTTCCATATCACTAACTTGGAACAGGATTGGGATGTGCCGCACGGATTTGCAGTTAAAGGTGCCGCCAATGCTGAATTGCTGATAATGCCTGGAGAAACACAAACCTTGAA
It encodes the following:
- a CDS encoding Crp/Fnr family transcriptional regulator, encoding MSTLMIDINTLIAWGGSYKKYNAEETIFWEGSTCYYYYQLVKGKVLWMNLNDDGKEFIQNMIEPDECFGELPLFDGEPYAASSIALEDCMVIRLPKDLFLQLIKENHEIHMNFTKLLAQRLRYKFLLLKTIAFENPEIRISILLNHYKNKHQLIPHQPFQVNLTRQQIANMTGLRVETVIRTIRNLNERGELRIDHGKVFM
- a CDS encoding c-type cytochrome is translated as MTVRKIIAISLMGIFGVFIAACSSNTSNNDKQKAEDPNSKPQTETPKESNDNPSYDPNRGTGKFTDVKVGDKLDEKLAVAGGKVSDVKCSSCHKLTDEKLVGPGWQGVTKRHQPAWIMNFITNTDEMLTKDPKAQAQLELCLVRMPNQSLSDDDARGLLEYMRKNDGVK
- the nosZ gene encoding Sec-dependent nitrous-oxide reductase, whose product is MKSKLTILSIATMFVLTAMIGCKPKNAGNAVSGDAAAKTYVAPGKYDEFYNFVSGGFSGQMSAYGLPSGRLLRVIPVFSVDPEKGYGYSEETKPMLNTSHGFVPWDDLHHVQLSKTAGEYDGRWAFGNANNTPRIARIDLTTFRTQEIIELPNSGGNHSSPFITENTEYVVAGTRFSVPPDDVNGDIPINSYKKNFKGTLSFVSVGKEDGKMDIAFQIQCPGVNFDLSRAGKGKSHGWFFFSCYNTEQANTLLEVNASQKDKDFIMAVNWKKAEEYLKAGKGRKQAVKYAHNVYSDKTHSATSEIKTEVTVLDSKELKDICYFIPCPKSPHGCDVDPTGEYIVGSGKLAALIPVFSFDKIMSAIASKSYAGDYEGIPVIKYESALYGEVKKPGLGPLHTEFDNKGNAYTSMFVSSEVVKWNIKDLKVLDRVATFYSVGHLCVPGGDTKTPNAKYLIAYNKITKDRYLPTGPELAQSAQLYDISGEKMQLILDFPTIGEPHYAQACVAELISKKQVKIFKIEENMHPFVTKGEGASKVVRQGNKVHVYATAIRSHFAPDNIEGIRLGDEVYFHITNLEQDWDVPHGFAVKGAANAELLIMPGETQTLKWVPDKVGIFPMYCTDFCSALHQEMSGYIRVSPAGSTVPLLFSTGKNQPPPDKTNP